One genomic window of Danaus plexippus chromosome 23, MEX_DaPlex, whole genome shotgun sequence includes the following:
- the LOC116774841 gene encoding octopamine receptor Oamb has protein sequence MRSLNVTACAALLEDVDWDEPVSVASLAVLALIDVLVIAGNCLVIAAVLCSSKLRSVTNLFIVSLAVADLLVGVAVLPFSATREVFKVWIFGDVWCSVWLAVDVWMCTASILNLCAISLDRYVAVTRPVSYPSIMSRKRAKALIAGLWVLSFVICFPPLVGWKDKQSGESEHKEGWTANPPCPWTCELTNDAGYVVYSALGSFYIPMFVMLFFYWRIYKAAVRTTKAINQGFRTTKGSRGLGSRFDDNRLTLRIHRGRGSARPHGSPLSTASNHSTSTSLSASPERLRRHSSARRAHEKIKISVSYPSSEQICPAHENSRSPSRSPSPSLYAVHYERDGRELTESRLRVRPSHHLSPGPLYDDYDDKPRTRRMGKRNIKAQVKRFRMETKAAKTLGIIVGGFIFCWLPFFSVYVVRAFCGDCVTPIVFSVLFWLGYCNSAINPLIYALFSKDFRFAFKRIICACFCAGGGARRESGADDVTRRARNNTHAHTHSHSHSLDEEMHPSATER, from the exons ATGCGCTCGTTAAACGTAACGGCTTGTGCGGCGCTGCTTGAGGACGTAGACTGGGACGAGCCGGTCAGCGTCGCCAGCTTAGCCGTGCTAGCTCTCATAGACGTCCTGGTCATAGCAG GTAACTGCCTGGTGATAGCCGCCGTTTTGTGTTCATCCAAACTCCGAAGCGTGACCAATCTGTTCATAGTTTCATTGGCAGTCGCTGACTTATTGGTTGGAGTCGCCGTGCTACCCTTCTCAGCCACACGCGAAGTCTTCAAG GTATGGATCTTCGGAGACGTGTGGTGCTCTGTGTGGCTCGCAGTAGACGTCTGGATGTGCACGGCTTCCATATTAAATCTCTGCGCTATTTCGCTGGATCGCTACGTGGCTGTCACCAGGCCCGTCAGTTATCCTAGCATCATGAGCAGGAAACGGGCGAAGGCACTCATCGCCGGCCTTTGGGTGCTCTCATTTGTGATCTGTTTTCCTCCGTTAGTCGGTTGGAAAGATAAACAG TCTGGGGAGTCGGAGCACAAAGAAGGCTGGACAGCGAATCCTCCGTGTCCTTGGACATGTGAGCTCACCAACGATGCTGGTTACGTCGTGTATTCAGCTCTAGGTTCATTCTACATACCAATGTTCGTGATGCTATTCTTCTATTGGAGAATTTACAAAGCAGCAGTTAGAACCACGAAAGCTATCAACCAGGGGTTCCGCACTACCAAAGGCA GTAGAGGTCTTGGTAGCAGATTCGACGACAATCGTCTCACTCTTCGTATCCACAGGGGCAGAGGTTCTGCTCGGCCTCACGGTTCTCCTCTGTCCACTGCCTCTAATCATTCCACGAGCACGTCTCTAAGCGCTTCACCGGAGAGGTTGAGAAG ACATTCCAGCGCAAGACGAGCACACGAGAAGATCAAAATTTCCGTCTCATATCCTTCATCAGAACAGATCTGCCCAGCTCATGAGAACTCCAGGTCTCCAAGTAGATCACCGAGTCCATCACTGTATGCGGTGCATTACGAAAGAGATGGAAGGGAGCTAACTGAGAGCAGGTTAAGAGTTAGACCTTCACATCACCTATCACCCGGACCTTTATATGATGACTATGATGATAAACCAAGGACGAGAAGGATGGGGAAACGAAACATCAAAGCACAG GTCAAACGTTTCCGTATGGAGACCAAAGCGGCCAAGACTCTCGGCATCATAGTTGGTGGCTTCATATTCTGCTGGCTGCCTTTCTTCAGCGTGTACGTGGTCCGAGCCTTCTGTGGTGACTGTGTGACCCCGATCGTCTTCTCTGTTCTCTTCTGGCTTGGTTACTGTAACTCTGCCATAAACCCTCTCATTTACGCCCTATTTTCTAAAGACTTCAG ATTCGCTTTCAAACGTATAATCTGCGCTTGTTTCTGCGCGGGCGGCGGTGCGCGGCGTGAGTCAGGCGCAGATGACGTCACTCGCCGCGCTCGTAACAACActcacgcacacacacactcacactcTCACTCACTCGACGAGGAAATGCATCCCAGCGCTACAGAGAG GTGA